Below is a genomic region from Nitrospiraceae bacterium.
CAACAAATAGGTTATGCTAAAGAGCTGCGCGAAAGACTGTTGAAAAGTTTGACTCATAGAGAGCCTGTACTTTTTCCCATGTGTTGGCTACTATTTTCACTTGAGAATTGACTGTTCTACCTCCACGATATCTTCCGCGGATTCTGTGCGGACTTTTACAAACCGTGTCTTCGCTTGGTTTTTTCAATTTTTGATGCCGGGCATGAAATCCGTTCGGAATGGGCCACGGTGCCTGTCCTTGTTCACCATATGAAAAATCTTTCTATTGAAAAACTCATACAGGTGGGATATCGCTATGTGACGAAATCGCAAGGTCGGTTTTATCTCTATTTGGCGATTTTTTGTAGCGTTCTCGTGGTATTGGATGCCGGCTCGTTCGAATTGATTCGCGGAATGAAACTGAAGACATTTGATGTGATCATGAAAAACCGGATCCTGTTTCACAAAGCCGACCCCGACATTGTGATTGTGGATATTGATGAAGCCAGTTTGGAGGCCATGGCTCAAGAATATGGCCGGTGGCCCTGGCCCCGTCAGGTTTTTGCGGAATTTCTGGAAACCTTAGAAGAGCAACAGCCCTCAGCGGTGGTGTTTGATATTTTATTTAGTGACCCTGATGTGTTCAATCAAGAATCGGATTCGTACTTCAACGACGTCGTCAGTGAATCGGAAAATACATTTTTCCCCATGATGCGGTTGTCTCCAACGAATGATGAACTCAGCAAGGTGACCCCTTCCATGATTCCCGGCGTAGAGCCCGTTCATGGCGAGGCACAAGAAGAAAAAGGGATTGCCCTGGTCCTGCCCGCCTTCACCGGCATTTTACAGAGCGGAAGAATGGGGACCAACAATGTCTATCCGGACCGGGATGGCATTGTGCGCCAGTACCCCATCTATCGCGATCATTTTGGATGGCGTGTACTTTCCCTTCCTGCCAAGCTCGGAGAACGGCTGGGGTGGAGACTCCCGAATGATTCAAATGTGTTTTTAAACTGGCGTGGAAAATTCGGCGCCTTCAGATCGGTTCGCTTCAGTGACGTTTTTGAGGATTTCTTAAGGAGGGAAAAGCAACGGGCTTCGGATGAATTCACGGACAAGATTGTGATTGTCGGGTCCACAGCCGCGGCCCTGTTCGACACCAAGCCCACACCCATGGAGAAGATTCATCCCGGTGTGGAAATTCTGGCCACGGCGATTGGAAATATCAAAAACGGAGATTGGATCACCCAGGCCCAAAACCCCTGGCTTTTTACGGCTCTGGCCCTTGGACTCATCTGGGCGACAGCCTTGGCCTTTTTGACCGGGGTGAAACGAAAAGCCATTGATATGGTGTTTGCCGGTTCGCAAGTGGGTTTGATGGGCTTTACTTTCGCGAGCTTGAATCTGACCACCTACTATCTTGATTTAACGGCACCCATCACCGCCGGATTGATCTATTTTTCCCTCGCGCGGGTGTATGCCTATGCCGAGGCCACGATCATGGAAAAATATGTCTGGCTCAATGTGGAAGAGGGGGTGGAGGGATGGCAATATACCGTGGTGGCGGTGGTGCAACCGGAGAGCTTGGAGGAAATCCCGGAAGGGAGATTCCTGACCCTGCTAAAGCATGGCCTGTATGGCAAAAAGGTTGGATTCACGATAGAAGCCTTCTCACGGAAACCTGCCGGCATTGAAAAAGCCTTTCAGAATATGTTCCTCATCTATTGGGTGGAAAATCATGTACAAACGAAGCCATGGCAGGTGGAAAAATCCGGTGAACAAACGGTAGCGCTGGTTCGGGAAGTGGTTCGAAGCATCTGTGAGAATGATAGAATAGGATGTAAGCTTGGATGGTGCCAAGGTCCGCTGACCTATGGAAATGAAAATTCCAGACTGGAGGCATGGCAACATTTAGTGATTAAAGCCATGGTTAATCTCAAGGAGCAGCCGATTGAGATTACCGCATGATCCTTTACCCGAAAATCCCACCACTCATTCAGTGATGCACCCGGAACCGCGGTGTATACACAAGGCAAGGAGGAGGACGGTGATGATGAAATGGTTAGCCTTCCTGACAATCGTCATGATTGGAGTCTTTCCCGAAGAGGGGAAAGCTTCGGATCCCGGTGTCGCTCTTAGAACGTGCCAGGTCATGAGCGAACCCTTTAAAGATGCTCGAGAAGTCCTATCGTTAAAGGAAGGGGATCCTGTGGAGATTCTGAGAAGAAAAGGCGGATGGTTAGAGGTGTCCCGAAAAGGTAAAACCGGATGGGTAAGAATGCTCTATATCCGGCGGGGAGGCGCTTCGGAAAAGGTTTCCGCCGTAACTGAAGCCTCAGGAGTGTTGGGCATGGCCACTGGGAGAGCCGGTACTGGAAATGTTGTGGCTGCTACCGGAGTTCGCGGATTAGATGAGGAGGAGTTGAAAGAGGCCGAATTTAATGAACAGGAATTACAGACACTCAAAACCTATCGGACTTCAAAGAAACAAGCACAAGAATTTGCCAGTCAGGCAGGGTTACAAGTACAAAAAGTTCCGTTCATGCAGCCGACAGACGGGAATTAACATATGAGCCATCAACATCATATGAAGAAAAATATACGCGGTGAATTTTTAGGGCCCGGTCCTCTAATGTTCCACAATCAACAGGCACGTGCGGGTTTGAAAGGATTCCTTCTGCGTGCATGCATTTTGACATTGGTATTCTCCGGAATGGGAAGCCTCACGCATGCCTTTGATTTGGGTGATGCCCTCAAACAATTAGGGCAGCCGGATGAAACCACCACAGGAAAAACACAAGACGGTACTCCGCAGAAACAAACGGGCAAGAAAACTCCATCACTGACAGACCTGACCGACCTGGTCAAAGGGACTTCCACAGAAGAGGAAATAGCCATCGGGCAAGAGATTGCCGGACGACTGCTTGGGGCTGCGCCCCTGGTCAAGGATGAACGCTTGCAACGGTATGTCAATCAAGTTGGAAAGTGGCTAAGTCTGCAGAGTGGAAGAACCGACCTTGATTGGTATTTTGGAGTGATTGATTCCGACGATATCAATGCCTTTGCTGCCCCGGGTGGATTTATTTTTCTCACCAAAGGTTTGTATCACCAACTTCATTCTGAAGCCGAATTGGCCGGAGTCCTGGGACATGAGATCGGTCATGTTGTCAAACAGCATCATCTGACCATCATTAAACAAAGCCAGGCGATTGATATGGGAAGCAGTTTGTTTTCCCAAAAACTCGGCAAAATAAAGAATGAACAAGCGAAGCAGGCCGTGAATAATCTTATCGGAAGTGGAGCAGAAGTGATGGCACGCGGATTGGATAAAGACGCCGAATATCAGGCCGACAGAATTGGGGTGGTGTTGGCCACCAGGGCCGGCTATGACGCCTATGGCCTGCCAATGGTCTTGCAGGAAATTGGTCATGCAGGTCTCAATGACAGCAGCGTTGCCTTATTATTTAAGACTCATCCCCATCCAGACTCGAGATTGGCAGAACTCGGTGATTCCATGGGAGAGACCTTTGATAAATATTCTAACGGCAAAATCATGAAAGACCGATTTTACACACTGTCAAAATAACAAGCTCGAGTTCAAGCGATCCGCAGTGGATTCGCTTTGCTCAGAAATACCAGAGACTTTTGCGTGATTAACCGCGAGAACCGGCGTGATCCTTGCGTAAATGGTGAAATGGCAAAAGTCCGTATCGGGAATATCCTTCGGCTTATTATTTCCGCTTTCGAAAAATTTTGCTATTTCATTGGGGGAGGCAAGAACTTAATCGGCGCTGACCGGGGCACGGATCAAATGCTCTGTTTGAAAGCCAAGGCGCTGAGTAAAGGAGACCATGTCCTGATAGCTGGCTTCATCGATCGAGGGGGTTCGTGCCAGGATCCAGAGGTAGTCACGATCAGGGGTGCCGACGATCGCAAGCCGGTAGTCGGGATCGACCCGAAGTATCCAATAATTCCCCTGCTCTGATGAGGTGAGTAACGCCACAAGTTTAGCGGCCCACTGATCGAAGACCACATTCAACTTTGCCCGATGTTCAGGGTCAACAACTGTGGCCACACCCTCAATGCTGATTTCCTCGCCGGTTGACGTGGTACATGCGTTCCGGACGGCAACCTTCCCCGAATCCAGTAACCGGTATTCGGCTGTCGATCTTACGCAATTTCGTTGCCCCCACATCGGCAGTCGTGCTATTTCATGCCATATTCCGCTATACCGGGAGAGATCAACTGACAACGCGGTGGGTAATTGTCCAGCCGGTTCAACGCTTGAACAGGCACCTAGCATCAAGCAGAAGACTCCCATTGTCAAAGTTTTCAACATGTCAACAATCCTGGAAGCAGGAGACCTTTACGGGACCTTTTAAAATTTCTCTATCTTATCATGCTCTCCCGGCAGGTGCATCTTCAGGCCAATGATTCCCACTTTATGGAGTGTACTGGTCGGTACGTGGTCCACAACCAGCCGTTACTCGTGAAGATCTCCTGCCGGCTTCAGATGCTCTTGGTTGAAGGGGGTTCCGCGGATGTCCAAGGGCCCTGGAGGAGACTCATCCTGCTAAGGTAAAGCGATGAGAACGGTTCAATTCCGACTTATCCTGTCTTGCAAGTCCCTAACAGGAATCCTGTCTTTTGATGACGTTCATGAAGAAACTTTCATGGGGTATTCATGGTACCTTCATTTGCGTGTCGTATTTTGATCTTTGAACCTCATGTGAGGACACATGTCGTTAGCGTATGCAGCCAAAAAGGAAAAGAATTTCGATGAACAATTCAAAAGGCACCGATTGGCCTAGCCGTTGAGTGCAGGGAGACCACACATGGAAAGAGAGTTAAGCACTGTGAAGATCGGCCTGGCACTCGTGTTGCTGGGGCTCTTGTTTGGGGTGGGAATGGGTAGTGTGTTTGGGGTCAATGAAGATGTGTTCAAGGATTATATTGCACAAGGGGTCCTGGCCAATCCGGATGTGCATGATTCAAAAAGTGCTGACAAAATTTGGCGGTACGCTCAACGGGCCCATTTCCATGCCACAGGAATTGGGGCGTTTTCACTTGGCCTGATCATCATTGTCATGTTTTCCACCCTCACACCCACCTATAAGAAAGCGTCGGCCATCCTTCTGGGGCTAAGCAGTTTTTATCCACTCTCCTGGTATACGATGTTCTGGTTGGCGCCGTCCATTGGTCGGGGACCGGCCCACGCGCATATTCTGACAGAGTTCTTTGCTTATACCGGGGTGGGTGGTCTATTGCTTGGAGCTTTTATCCTCTGCGCGAATGTGTTTCTGGGCTCCTTTCGAGAGAAACCCGGAACGTAGTTATCCGTTTGAGATGACCCGGAATCCCCGGTGAAAGGGGGCCTCCGCAAGCCAAGCCTAACCGTAACCAGAATGGTTACAGATGAAATGGCCACAACGGTATCGTTGTGTGTACCGGTCCACATTTCTTCCCGATATGCTTTTTATTATTTTTGAGAAGCCGGGTCTTGGAATGCACCCTTTGAGGCGAGTGGTTTGCTCTCAAGGCCATCATGGGATATGGCTTGACTTAAAACATGAGGGAGGCCTGCAATGTGAATGGTAGGTGACGTATTAGAAATTTCAGAAGAAAAGATGAAAGGACTGAACAGAAAAAGTAACAACAGCAGCGGCCAGAAGACAGGGGTTTTTAATGGACAATCAATGCAGTCCTGAGATGGAGTTATCCGGGGTTTGGGCTTTTGCTTTCCTGTGTATGTGTAGCTCATCGGGCTGCTCATTTAAGGTCGTAGTGATCACCTTGCCGTCCTGACACCGATTTTGTCCTTATCGGATATTCATTGAGATTTATTGATGGTCCTCATCTGAACATTTCAGGCCTCACTTGAAGTGTCAGGCCCGGTTACCACCAGGGTTCCTTGCATGATGGGATGAAATGAACAATGGTAAGGATACTGGCCGGGAGGTAAATGACGTAGCGTGAACGTGCGGTTGGGGCCAAGAGGGCCGGAATCAAAGGCACATCGTTCCCCGTTCTTACATTCATCATGAGTGATGGAATGAAGATCGGCGGTCGGGTTTTCCCAGGAAATAAGAGTGCCTGTTCTAATGTGGGCGATGTTCGGGGAATAATAGGGAGAGAATGTGCCGAGGATAATTCTAAAGGTAGATGGGCCTGCTGATGCGAAAGGTGCTACCCAAAAAAGACTTACCATCAGAAAGATAAAAACTCTTCTTACTAGTTGTCCATACACCGCAAATAGTGTCGTCATCATTTTCTCGTTTTTGATTGAATTTTGTGTGACCACTTTTTTTAGTTATACCTCTCAATTAGTTCCTAGATAGCATTTGGGGAAACCCTTTCCCAAAATGGTCTTGGAAAATATCTCATCTCATTATACACGTTACGGTCCTGGTGTCGTCAGAGGAAGGAGAGCTATCCCGAGGCCTTTAGGAAGTCCGCTCTCTATGTGAGAAATAATACAATCCGCATATTTTGTGGAAGAATAGGGGGAACAGATTAAAGGGAAATTTTATGTGGTCCAGTTGAGATGGACACCTCGAAAAGATCGCCACCGAAGCTGTGTTATGGGGAAGTCATGGGAGGAAACCGAAGACGGCAGACTTTTATATGGAACAAATCCGGCATATTTCTTCCACCTTAATATTCTTCAAAAATCCCCTCACGGTTGCGTTTCTTGTTGATGCAAACTACATTACCACTTTGAAAGCTTACTTGAAGAGGGAAGTCGTGGAAGAAACCATCCTCCTCATTGAAAGTGAGCCTGAAAAGCCGAAGGCCCTCCTTTGCTGTCTGTCGACAGATGACCGGGTCTTGACCGCGAATGCCGAGAAACATGCCCGGAAGGTCCTAGACCAAATTCCCCCCATAGACGTCATCTCATTCGATGACCGAATTGCCGATGTTTCCAGCGACGAATTCAATCAAGAAATTCAGGCCGTTGGCTTCTTCTCCAAACTGCGTCTCATCTGGTCGACCATAATGCCAGCCTGTCTTGGCCCCGGACCGGGACACTCAACATGCCCTATGGAGTCACGGCCACTGGTTCCTGGTTAATCGTGGCAGATACCGCAAAGTCCCCATTAATTGGTCTGCATGCTTCCAACCCCCAGACAGGAGCCAAGGCGCAGACGTTGGCCGGCCAACCAACTTTTCAGGCTACAGGGGATAATCAATGGAGTTTTCCCGTGAGGGGAAGTTTGTGCTTGCCTTATCATGTTCAGGTGTGTGGCACGTTTGTCGTGGTGTCGGACAAAGGCAACAACCGTGCTCAACTGTGGGACATTGATGGAGCCTGGCTTTCAGGATGGAAACTGTAACCCTAAGAAGCTCCAACGAACAGGCTTTCACTATCCAAGTGTCTGGATTGGTCCAGGGTGTCGGTTTTCGTCCGAGGGTCTGGCAACTGGCTCGACGCCTGGATCTTCGAGGGCGTGTTTCCAACAATGGAAAAGGTGTTCAAATTCTGGTGGCCGGCGAGGAAGAGAACCTCAGGCAATTCATTCATGAACTGACTCACAATCCTCCACCACTCGCTAAAATTGCCGAAATCTTCACAAGGGGCATTTCCCTGTGTGAGGTCCCCGAAGACACGTTTGTCATTGCCGGTACCGACAAAAGTCCTGTGCAGACCGGCATTGTTCCGGATGCGGCCCCTTGTCCGGAGTGCGTGAAGGAAATATTCGATCCATTTGCACGGCGCTACCGCTATCCCTTTACCAACTGCACGCATTGCGGACCCCGCCTGACGATTCAGGAAGGGATTCCCTATGACCGGCCTTCCACCACACTGAAGGATTTTCCTCTGTGCGAGGCCTGCCTGAAGGAATATCAGGACCCCCAAAACCGCCGATTTCATGCCCAGCCGATCGCGTGCCATGCATGCGGACCGAAGGTGTGGATTGAACGTCTGGATGGAAAACCCGTGACGGTGCATTCCTATACGATGCTGGATGAGGCCGATGCGGTCTGCAGTCTTCTCCAGAAAGGGCACATTGTGGCCATTAAAGGATTAGGCGGTTTTCAACTTGCCTGCGATGCCACCCGGGAGGACGCGGTCAGCCGGCTTCGGGCCTTAAAACACAGGGAGGGAAAACCCCTGGCATTAATGGCGCGCGATCTGGAAGTGATTCGCCGGTATTGTGCGGTAGGGGAGAGGGAAGCCGAACTCCTACAAAGCCAGGCGGCCCCCATTGTCATCCTTAAGCGCCATCCGGAGAGGGCCCTTGCGCCAAGTGTCGCGCCCGGCATGTCGACCTATGGATGTATGTTAGCCAGCTCACCGCTGCACCATTTGATCCTCCACCGCATGGCTCAGCCGATTGTATTAACCAGCGGAAACCATGCCGGCGAACCCCAGTGGATCGACAATGACCAGGCCAAAGTACATTTGAACAACATTGCCGAGTTTGTGGTCCTGCATAATCGGGGGATTGCCCAACGTGTTGACGATTCGGTGGTCAAAGTCATGGATCAGGTCCCACGGGTGCTGCGACGCAGTCGAGGGTTTGCGCCCATACCCATAGGGTTTCCCCAGGGCTTTGAACACAGTCCTGCGATTCTTGCTATGGGCGGTGAGCTCAAAAATACCTTCTGCTTTCTCAAAGATGGACAAGCCCTGCTTTCCCATCACATTGGAGATTTGGAAGACTCGTTGACCTATGCCGATTATCAACGAGCCATCTCTCATTACCAACACCTCTTTGAGCACAAACCTGACTGCATCGCCGTTGATTTGCACCCGGAATACCTGTCGAGCAAGTTGGGACGGGCCCAAGCCAACTTCGGACATCTTCCGGTTTTTGATATCCAACATCACCATGCTCATCTCGCGGCCTGTCTGGTCGAAAATGGGATTTGCGTAACAACTGCACCGGTCCTTGGGGTAGTCTTGGATGGGTTGGGCTATGGGGAAGACGATACGATGTGGGGCGGCGAATTTTTGCTGGCGGATTATGCGGGCTTCACCCGGGTGGGCACCTTTAAGCCCGTGCCAATGCTCGGCGGAACTCAGGCCATTAAGGAACCGTGGCGAAACACCTATGCGCATGTGATGGCAGAAATGGGATGGGCGGAATTTGCGATGAACTACTCCGATCTGCCATTGTGTAATTTTCTCGAGAAAAAACCTCGCGTGATGTTGGATCGCATGCTGAACCACCGGATTAATAGCCCACTGGCGAGTTCCTGCGGTCGGTTGTTCGATGCCGCCGCCGCTGCGATGGGTATTTGCACAGAACACGTGTTCTATGAGGGGCAGGCGGCAATGGAGATGGAAGCGCTGGTGGATGAGGACACACTTCATCATGAGGACGAATCGTTGGCGTATCCATTTTCTATTTTGCGCCTGAAGCACTCTGGATTACCCTATGTCGAACCGTTGGGAATGTGGCAGGCCCTTTTGGGCGACCTTATCCTCCACACGCCCGTTCCGGTCATGGCCGCACGGTTTCATAAGGGACTTGCCAACGTGATTTGTCAGATGGTTACACAGGGCTCACAATCTCCTGACGGTCATGACCGGCATCAAACGGTAGTCCTTTCAGGTGGCGTGTTTCAAAATCAGGTGTTGTTTGAACTCGTGAAAGGCAAATTGACGGCAGAAGGGTTCAACGTCCTTTCCCACAAACAGGTTCCCATGAACGATGGTGGCATTGCCCTTGGACAGGCCGCGATTGCCGCCGCTCGTTCGTTGCAAGAGACCAATGAGGTTCGATCCACATGTGTTTAGGCATACCCGGCCAAATTGTAGAAATCAGCAATGTGGAGCATAAGCTCGCGATCGTGAACGTGGGTGGAGTTCGACGGGAAGTGAATATCGCTTGCATTGTCGATGAGGAGCATTCCCCTGTGTCATGTGTGGGGGATTGGGTGCTGATCCACGTCGGATTTGCCATGAGTCGTATTGACGAAAAGGAAGCTAAGCGGACGCTAGAGTTGCTGACTGAAATGGGAGAAGTGCAAATAAAAATCCAGGCGATGCGTCAGTCAAATACCTCCTAAAGGATAGCCGCGTGTCTAATCACAAAACATTAGCCTCCCTCTATCCCTTCCTGCAGCCGTCTTCGAAAGATTCGGCACGTGTACAAGCCGGATTGCTCGAATCGGTGAGAATGAAATCACAAGATAGCCGGCAGGTCATCCAAACCTTTTTCGACGCACAGGCCGAAAAAGTCTTGGCCGCTGCCATGGCCATAGCGGATATGTATCAACGAAACGGGCGCCTGTTTACCATGGGCAACGGCGGATCGAGCTGTGATGCGGCCCATATTGCCGTGGAATTTTTGCATCCAGTCACCACCGGGCGCCCTGCGCTCCCCGCCGTCAATCTTGCGGCGGATCAGGCCATGATGACCGCTGTGGGAAATGATGTGGGGTTTGATCACATTTTTGTGCGCCAGTTAATCGCTCAGGGAAAGTCCGGAGACGGATTGATCGGCGTGTCCACCAGCGGCAATTCCGAAAATATTATGCGGACTTTTGTGAAGGCCAAGGAGATGGGATTGACCACCATCGGCCTGACGGGGGGAGCGGGCGGAGCCATGGCCACATCTTCTGCCATTGATCATTGCCTGGTTGTGCCGACTGAGAGTATTCACCGGATTCAAGAGTGCCATGTTTTGATCTATCACATTCTTTGGGATCTCGTGCACACCCTGCTTGCTGATCATCGCGGCGCGTCAGCCACGAAAAAGGACACCCCATGAAATTTGTCGATGAATTTCGGGATCCCCAAAAAGCCCGGATCCTTCTCCAGGAAATTGAGGGGCTGGTGAGACGAATACCCGTCTGCCGCGACCGGCCCATTTGGATCATGGAGGTCTGCGGTGGGCATACACACACCATCTTTCGCTATGGTCTCCATAACATGCTCCCGAAGGAAGTGGAGTTTATCCATGGACCGGGCTGCCCGGTTTGCGTCCTGCCACGAGGCCGCGTGGATGACTGTATTGCCCTGGCTGAACGGGACGAGGTGATCATGACCACATTCGGGGATGCCATGCGAGTGACCGGCTCAAAGAAAAATCTTTTGCAAGCCAAAGCCGAGGGAGCCGATGTGCGCATGGTCTATTCTCCATTAGACGCCTTGAATCTCGCGCGAGTGAATCCTGCTCGAGAAGTCATATTTTTCGGGCTTGGTTTTGAGACCACCATGCCCAGTACGGCGTTGACCATACTCCAGGCAAAGCAAGAAGGGATCAACAATTTTTCGATCTTTTGTAACCACATCACGATCATTCCCACGATCAAGGCCCTTCTGGATTCTCCTGATCTTCAGCTTGACGGCTTTTTGGGCCCCGGCCATGTGAGCATGGTGATCGGAACGAAGCCCTACTCATTTATCGCTGAATTTTATCGAAAGCCCATCACCATCGCCGGGTTTGAACCACTGGACATTTTGCAGTCCGTGTGGATGGTTCTGAAACAATTGGCGGAGGGACGCTGTGAAGTCGAAAATCAATATACACGGATTGTTCCTCCTGATGGGAACACGCAAGCGTTAGAGGCTATTCAAGAGGTGTTTGAACTCCGGGAGTTTTTTGAGTGGCGGGGGTTGGGGTCCATCGATCACTCCGGGGTCCGGGTCCGTGAGGAATTTTCTGCGTTTGACGCTGAACGAAAATTTCCTCTTCCCAATCTGAAAATTGCCGATCCCACGTCCTGCCAATGCGGGGAAGTGTTGAAGGG
It encodes:
- a CDS encoding CHASE2 domain-containing protein translates to MPVLVHHMKNLSIEKLIQVGYRYVTKSQGRFYLYLAIFCSVLVVLDAGSFELIRGMKLKTFDVIMKNRILFHKADPDIVIVDIDEASLEAMAQEYGRWPWPRQVFAEFLETLEEQQPSAVVFDILFSDPDVFNQESDSYFNDVVSESENTFFPMMRLSPTNDELSKVTPSMIPGVEPVHGEAQEEKGIALVLPAFTGILQSGRMGTNNVYPDRDGIVRQYPIYRDHFGWRVLSLPAKLGERLGWRLPNDSNVFLNWRGKFGAFRSVRFSDVFEDFLRREKQRASDEFTDKIVIVGSTAAALFDTKPTPMEKIHPGVEILATAIGNIKNGDWITQAQNPWLFTALALGLIWATALAFLTGVKRKAIDMVFAGSQVGLMGFTFASLNLTTYYLDLTAPITAGLIYFSLARVYAYAEATIMEKYVWLNVEEGVEGWQYTVVAVVQPESLEEIPEGRFLTLLKHGLYGKKVGFTIEAFSRKPAGIEKAFQNMFLIYWVENHVQTKPWQVEKSGEQTVALVREVVRSICENDRIGCKLGWCQGPLTYGNENSRLEAWQHLVIKAMVNLKEQPIEITA
- a CDS encoding SH3 domain-containing protein, with translation MMKWLAFLTIVMIGVFPEEGKASDPGVALRTCQVMSEPFKDAREVLSLKEGDPVEILRRKGGWLEVSRKGKTGWVRMLYIRRGGASEKVSAVTEASGVLGMATGRAGTGNVVAATGVRGLDEEELKEAEFNEQELQTLKTYRTSKKQAQEFASQAGLQVQKVPFMQPTDGN
- a CDS encoding M48 family metalloprotease, coding for MFHNQQARAGLKGFLLRACILTLVFSGMGSLTHAFDLGDALKQLGQPDETTTGKTQDGTPQKQTGKKTPSLTDLTDLVKGTSTEEEIAIGQEIAGRLLGAAPLVKDERLQRYVNQVGKWLSLQSGRTDLDWYFGVIDSDDINAFAAPGGFIFLTKGLYHQLHSEAELAGVLGHEIGHVVKQHHLTIIKQSQAIDMGSSLFSQKLGKIKNEQAKQAVNNLIGSGAEVMARGLDKDAEYQADRIGVVLATRAGYDAYGLPMVLQEIGHAGLNDSSVALLFKTHPHPDSRLAELGDSMGETFDKYSNGKIMKDRFYTLSK
- a CDS encoding lipocalin family protein is translated as MLKTLTMGVFCLMLGACSSVEPAGQLPTALSVDLSRYSGIWHEIARLPMWGQRNCVRSTAEYRLLDSGKVAVRNACTTSTGEEISIEGVATVVDPEHRAKLNVVFDQWAAKLVALLTSSEQGNYWILRVDPDYRLAIVGTPDRDYLWILARTPSIDEASYQDMVSFTQRLGFQTEHLIRAPVSAD
- a CDS encoding cupredoxin domain-containing protein — encoded protein: MVSLFWVAPFASAGPSTFRIILGTFSPYYSPNIAHIRTGTLISWENPTADLHSITHDECKNGERCAFDSGPLGPNRTFTLRHLPPGQYPYHCSFHPIMQGTLVVTGPDTSSEA
- the hypF gene encoding carbamoyltransferase HypF, encoding METVTLRSSNEQAFTIQVSGLVQGVGFRPRVWQLARRLDLRGRVSNNGKGVQILVAGEEENLRQFIHELTHNPPPLAKIAEIFTRGISLCEVPEDTFVIAGTDKSPVQTGIVPDAAPCPECVKEIFDPFARRYRYPFTNCTHCGPRLTIQEGIPYDRPSTTLKDFPLCEACLKEYQDPQNRRFHAQPIACHACGPKVWIERLDGKPVTVHSYTMLDEADAVCSLLQKGHIVAIKGLGGFQLACDATREDAVSRLRALKHREGKPLALMARDLEVIRRYCAVGEREAELLQSQAAPIVILKRHPERALAPSVAPGMSTYGCMLASSPLHHLILHRMAQPIVLTSGNHAGEPQWIDNDQAKVHLNNIAEFVVLHNRGIAQRVDDSVVKVMDQVPRVLRRSRGFAPIPIGFPQGFEHSPAILAMGGELKNTFCFLKDGQALLSHHIGDLEDSLTYADYQRAISHYQHLFEHKPDCIAVDLHPEYLSSKLGRAQANFGHLPVFDIQHHHAHLAACLVENGICVTTAPVLGVVLDGLGYGEDDTMWGGEFLLADYAGFTRVGTFKPVPMLGGTQAIKEPWRNTYAHVMAEMGWAEFAMNYSDLPLCNFLEKKPRVMLDRMLNHRINSPLASSCGRLFDAAAAAMGICTEHVFYEGQAAMEMEALVDEDTLHHEDESLAYPFSILRLKHSGLPYVEPLGMWQALLGDLILHTPVPVMAARFHKGLANVICQMVTQGSQSPDGHDRHQTVVLSGGVFQNQVLFELVKGKLTAEGFNVLSHKQVPMNDGGIALGQAAIAAARSLQETNEVRSTCV
- a CDS encoding HypC/HybG/HupF family hydrogenase formation chaperone; the encoded protein is MCLGIPGQIVEISNVEHKLAIVNVGGVRREVNIACIVDEEHSPVSCVGDWVLIHVGFAMSRIDEKEAKRTLELLTEMGEVQIKIQAMRQSNTS
- a CDS encoding SIS domain-containing protein; translation: MKSQDSRQVIQTFFDAQAEKVLAAAMAIADMYQRNGRLFTMGNGGSSCDAAHIAVEFLHPVTTGRPALPAVNLAADQAMMTAVGNDVGFDHIFVRQLIAQGKSGDGLIGVSTSGNSENIMRTFVKAKEMGLTTIGLTGGAGGAMATSSAIDHCLVVPTESIHRIQECHVLIYHILWDLVHTLLADHRGASATKKDTP
- the hypD gene encoding hydrogenase formation protein HypD; this encodes MKFVDEFRDPQKARILLQEIEGLVRRIPVCRDRPIWIMEVCGGHTHTIFRYGLHNMLPKEVEFIHGPGCPVCVLPRGRVDDCIALAERDEVIMTTFGDAMRVTGSKKNLLQAKAEGADVRMVYSPLDALNLARVNPAREVIFFGLGFETTMPSTALTILQAKQEGINNFSIFCNHITIIPTIKALLDSPDLQLDGFLGPGHVSMVIGTKPYSFIAEFYRKPITIAGFEPLDILQSVWMVLKQLAEGRCEVENQYTRIVPPDGNTQALEAIQEVFELREFFEWRGLGSIDHSGVRVREEFSAFDAERKFPLPNLKIADPTSCQCGEVLKGVIKPSQCKVFGMACTPQNPLGALMVSTEGACAAYYNYGWIPEEDLHATRSSV